A stretch of the Capsicum annuum cultivar UCD-10X-F1 chromosome 8, UCD10Xv1.1, whole genome shotgun sequence genome encodes the following:
- the LOC124886522 gene encoding receptor-like protein 9DC3 has translation MCRKVTFSWKKDTFWSGKVRVEGQMVVAEKARKPGGLIPAESSHLSKLYVLRIRANDRYGITLGPYNFELLLKNLTQLRELDLFFVNISSTIPLNFSSYLTTLRLPGTQLRGWKDSGVQVQTIVLRYSKLDRNKLKGKVPPSLINCRYLEFLDLGNNELNDTFPSWLGGLPYLRILSLRSNKFHGPIKDSRTNNSFAQIRVIDLSSNGFSGKLPGSLFENCQAMKISGENSGTPEYVADIYSSHISLIVTTKGLDLELPRVLTTYMIIDLSRNRFEGHIPASFHQLSVLESLDLSSNKIGSKIPQQLVSLTFLAFLNLSDNHLVGFIPKGKQFDTFENSSYQGNDGLHGLPLSNDFGGDDGVPQATTPVELDDEEEEEEEGDLISWQAVLVGFSCGLDEISTSFSTSCGRMKTVAQKSLTTNNTAFITCNLLA, from the exons ATGTGCagaaaggttactttttcttgGAAAAAGGACACATTTTGGAGTGGAAAAGTTCGCGTTGAAGGCCAAATG GTTGTTGCTGAGAAGGCTAGAAAACCAGGAG GTCTAATCCCAGCAGAAAGCTCGCACCTTTCTAAACTATATGTTCTTCGTATACGGGCTAATGATCGATATGGAATTACACTGGGGCCTTACAATTTTGAACTGCTCCTTAAGAACTTGACCCAATTACGAGAGCTTGACCTTTTTTTTGTGAACATCTCTTCCACCATTCCTCTAAATTTCTCTTCTTATTTAACAACACTACGGCTTCCAGGCACACAGTTACGTGGG TGGAAAGATTCAGGAGTTCAGGTCCAAACCATTGTTTTACGTTATTCTAAATTAGACCGGAATAAGCTGAAGGGGAAAGTTCCACCATCGTTGATCAATTGCAGATATTTGGAATTCCTTGATTTAGGCAACAATGAGTTGAATGACACATTTCCAAGTTGGTTGGGAGGCCTTCCTTATTTGCGGATTTTAAGTTTGAGATCAAATAAGTTTCACGGCCCTATAAAAGATTCAAGGACAAACAACTCGTTTGCTCAAATTCGAGTCATAGATCTCTCATCCAATGGATTTAGTGGAAAATTACCAGGGAGCCTTTTTGAGAATTGTCAAGCCATGAAAATCAGTGGTGAGAACAGTGGAACCCCAGAGTATGTTGCAGATATATATTCTTCTCATATTTCTTTGATAGTTACAACAAAGGGACTGGATCTAGAGCTTCCTCGAGTTTTGACTACATACATGATTATCGATCTCTCAAGGAACAGATTTGAAG GTCATATACCAGCATCATTCCATCAATTATCTGTACTTGAATCATTGGATCTCTCATCCAACAAAATAGGCAGTAAAATTCCACAGCAGCTTGTATCTCTCACATTTCTTGCATTCTTAAATCTCTCTGATAATCATCTTGTTGGATTCATTCCCAAAGGAAAACAATTTGATACGTTTGAGAACAGTTCATACCAAGGGAATGATGGGTTACATGGATTGCCACTATCAAACGATTTTGGTGGTGATGATGGGGTACCGCAAGCGACAACTCCAGTTGAgctagatgatgaagaagaagaagaagaagaaggagatttGATCAGTTGGCAGGCGGTTCTCGTGGGTTTCAGTTGTGGTCTG GATGAAATTTCTACCTCTTTCAGTACATCTTGTGGCAGAATGAAAACCGTTGCCCAAAAGTCATTGACAACAAATAATACAGCATTTATCACTTGCAACCTCCTTGCATAG
- the LOC124886521 gene encoding receptor-like protein 9DC3 yields MRGALEKLSSHELNDTFPKWLGTLPNLKLLILRSNKLHGPIKASKNKKLFAQLQIMDLSSNVFTGNLPTSLFENFQAMKIIDENVRDPCEGLIPSIIGDHAALRTLNVSHNHLEGRIPASLHQLSVLESLNLSFNKIGGGIPQELAFLTSLEVLNLSHSHLIGCIPKGKQFDTFEKSSYQGNNGLHGFPLSKDCGGDDGVPQKITPVELDEEAEEEEEDEEEEAEEEEEEDDSPMISWQVVLIGYGCGFISVLAIIYIMLSTQTPAWFSRMVDELEYKIITRMQKHKKRY; encoded by the exons ATGAGGGGAGCCTTGGAGAAACTG TCTTCACATGAGTTGAACGACACATTTCCAAAATGGTTAGGAACTCTGCCGAATTTGAAACTTCTAATCTTGAGATCAAATAAGTTGCATGGTCCTATCAAAGCTTCAAAGAACAAAAAGTTGTTTGCGCAACTTCAAATTATGGATCTCTCATCTAATGTGTTTACTGGGAATTTACCAACAAGTCTTTTTGAGAATTTCCAAGCCATGAAGATAATCGATGAGAACGTGAGAGACCCTTG TGAAGGTTTGATTCCAAGTATTATTGGAGATCACGCTGCACTCCGCACGTTGAACGTATCTCATAATCACTTGGAAGGTCGTATACCAGCATCACTGCACCAGCTATCTGTACTTGAATCATTGAATCTCTCATTTAACAAAATAGGTGGAGGGATACCTCAAGAACTTGCATTTCTCACATCACTTGAAGTTCTAAATCTCTCTCACAGTCATCTCATTGGATGCATCCCCAAAGGAAAACAATTTGATACGTTTGAGAAGAGTTCATACCAAGGGAACAATGGATTACATGGATTTCCACTAAGTAAAGATTGTGGAGGTGATGATGGCGTACCACAAAAGATAACTCCAGTTGAACTGGACGAAGAagccgaagaagaagaagaagacgaagaagaagaagccgaagaagaagaagaagaagatgattcACCAATGATCAGTTGGCAAGTGGTTCTCATTGGTTATGGTTGTGGATTTATCAGTGTACTGGCCATAATATACATAATGTTGTCAACACAAACTCCAGCATGGTTTTCAAGGATGGTTGACGAATTGGAATACAAAATTATTACGAGAATGCAAAAGCACAAGAAAAGATATTAG
- the LOC107838702 gene encoding receptor-like protein 9DC3, with protein sequence MGCVKLVFFILYTFLCQLVFSSALPHLCPEDQAHALLQFKHMFTFNPNASDDCYDTRTLSWSMSTDCCSWDRVLCDETTGQVIELDLYCSGLQGKFYSNSSLFQLSNLKRLDLSRNDFSGSLISPKFGELSSLTHLDLSHSGFTGVIPAEISHLNKLYFLYISTVDPYGLRLGPYNFELLLKNLTQLREIYLDSVNISSIIPLNFSSYLTYLWLRRTQLRGVLPERVFHLSYLSLSSNSLNGPIPSNVSGPQNLQRLYLSSNYLNGTIPSWIFSLPSLSDLYLRNNSFSGKIHEFKSKTLLYVSLKQNQLQGPIPKSLLDQQELYYLILSQNNLSGQIASTVCNLKTLRVLDLGSNHLNGTIPHCLGEMSGLKVLDLNNNRLSGTINTTFNTENQLRIINLYGNKLKGKVPPSLINCRYLEFLDLGNNELNDTFPSWLGGLPYLRILSLRSNKLHGPIKDSRTNNSFAQIRVIDLSSNGFSGKLPVSLFENFQAMKIIGENSGTREYIVDDYSSSYANTLIVTTKGLDLELPRVLTTNIIINLSRNRFEGYLPSIIGDLVGLRSLNLSHNGLEGIIPASLQHLSVLESLDLSSNKIGGEIPQQLVSLTSLEVLNLSHNQFVGCIPQGKQFDTFDNSSYLGNDGLCGFPLSKDCGGDDGVPQATTPVELDDEEEEEGDLISWQAVLMGFGCGLVIGLSIIYIMLSTHYPIWFSRMVVRFDNIIAARMKRHKKRY encoded by the coding sequence ATGGGTTGTGTAAAACTTGTATTTTTTATACTATATACCTTTCTCTGTCAACTTGTTTTCTCCTCAGCGTTACCTCATTTGTGCCCCGAAGATCAAGCTCATGCTCTTCTGCAATTCAAGCACATGTTTACCTTTAATCCTAATGCTTCTGATGATTGTTACGATACAAGAACTCTTTCATGGAGCATGAGCACAGATTGTTGCTCATGGGATAGAGTTCTGTGTGACGAGACGACTGGACAAGTAATTGAGCTTGACCTCTATTGCAGCGGACTTCAAGGCAAATTTTATTCCAACAGTAGCCTGTTTCAGCTCTCCAATCTCAAACGTCTTGATTTGTCTCGTAATGATTTTTCTGGGTCGCTCATTTCTCCTAAATTCGGTGAGTTATCTAGCTTGACGCATCTTGATTTGTCACATTCAGGTTTTACAGGTGTAATCCCAGCTGAAATCTCTCACCTTAATAAATTATACTTTCTTTATATATCAACTGTTGATCCGTATGGGCTTAGACTTGGGCCTTACAATTTTGAACTGCTCCTTAAGAACCTGACGCAATTAAGAGAGATTTACCTTGACTCTGTGAACATCTCTTCAATCATCCCTTTAAATTTCTCTTCTTATTTAACATATCTATGGCTTCGACGCACACAGTTACGTGGGGTACTGCCTGAAAGAGTTTTCCAcctttcttacctttctttgTCATCCAATTCCCTAAATGGTCCAATTCCATCTAACGTAAGTGGACCCCAAAACCTGCAAAGACTCTACTTGTCATCAAACTACTTGAATGGGACTATACCTTCCTGGATATTCTCCCTCCCGTCACTATCTGATTTATACTTGAGGAATAACTCTTTCAGTGGCAAAATTCACGAGTTCAAGTCAAAAACATTGCTTTACGTTAGTCTAAAACAAAATCAGCTGCAAGGTCCTATTCCAAAGTCACTCCTAGACCAGCAGGAACTATATTATCTTATCCTTTCTCAAAATAATCTCAGTGGACAGATTGCTTCAACCGTCTGCAATCTGAAAACACTGAGAGTGCTAGACTTGGGAAGCAATCATTTGAACGGAACAATCCCACATTGTTTGGGTGAGATGAGTGGACTTAAGGTTTTGGATTTAAACAACAATCGTCTCAGTGGAACAATTAATACAACTTTTAATACTGAAAACCAACTTCGCATCATTAACTTGTACGGGAATAAACTAAAGGGGAAAGTTCCGCCATCGTTGATCAATTGCAGATATTTGGAATTCCTTGATTTAGGCAACAATGAGTTGAATGACACATTTCCAAGTTGGTTGGGAGGCCTTCCTTATTTGCGGATTTTAAGTTTGAGATCAAATAAGTTGCATGGCCCTATAAAAGATTCAAGGACAAACAACTCGTTTGCTCAAATTCGAGTTATAGATCTCTCATCCAATGGATTTAGTGGAAAATTACCAGTGAGCCTTTTCGAGAATTTTCAAGCCATGAAAATCATTGGTGAGAACAGTGGAACCCGAGAGTATATTGTAGATGATTATTCTAGTTCTTACGCGAATACTTTGATAGTTACAACAAAGGGACTGGATCTTGAACTTCCTCGAGTTTTGACCACAAACATAATTATCAATCTCTCAAGGAATAGATTTGAAGGTTATCTCCCAAGCATTATTGGAGATCTCGTTGGACTCCGTTCGCTGAACCTATCTCATAATGGCTTGGAAGGTATTATACCAGCATCATTGCAACATTTATCCGTACTTGAATCTTTGGATCTCTCATCCAACAAAATAGGCGGTGAAATTCCACAACAGCTTGTATCCCTCACATCACTTGAGGtcttaaatctctctcacaaTCAGTTCGTTGGATGCATTCCCCAAGGAAAACAATTTGATACGTTTGATAACAGTTCGTACCTAGGGAATGATGGGTTGTGTGGATTTCCCCTCTCAAAAGATTGTGGTGGCGATGATGGGGTACCGCAAGCGACAACTCCAGTTGAgctagatgatgaagaagaagaagaaggagatttGATAAGTTGGCAAGCGGTTCTCATGGGTTTCGGTTGTGGTCTGGTTATTGGATTGTCCATAATATACATAATGTTGTCAACTCACTATCCAATCTGGTTTTCGAGGATGGTTGTACGATTTGACAACATAATTGCTGCGAGAATGAAAAGGCACAAGAAAAGATATTAG